From one Alicyclobacillus acidocaldarius subsp. acidocaldarius Tc-4-1 genomic stretch:
- the deoC gene encoding deoxyribose-phosphate aldolase, which translates to MGADDVVTIRVERAAGGVVVRERNGAREVLLIDDQYGKVSFPKGHLEPGESWEQAALREVQEETGVIARIAGDIGRVEYLIERGGEPVRKQVRLFLMVAEDGSEPVHQAEEVNGAYFLPWDEARRRHDERGYANWRFAFQKAEALLTWRDSRLEEAWRALGPDEPWDDLVAAWREAEPVVRKLVEACREELAVTFPELPLPKPQSLQLPREVTQGAVRAAIESTLLKPEASEIDVQNLCLEAIQHNLPMVCISPRHVSLAKQAMAASGVRVCTVIGFPHGTQAVNAMRQEALEAVAAGVDEIDMVGPIGALAEGDVWTYAQAVRAVSEVARLRFPSVPLKVILETSALGPDAVIKGALVSAAAGADFVKTSTGYHKAGARPADVAMMAVAVAGSAGVKASGGIRTPVAARHLLRFGADRLGTSSALKLLDEA; encoded by the coding sequence ATGGGGGCGGATGACGTCGTGACGATACGCGTGGAGCGGGCAGCTGGGGGCGTCGTGGTGCGCGAGCGAAACGGCGCGCGCGAGGTGCTCCTCATTGACGATCAGTACGGCAAGGTCTCCTTTCCCAAGGGCCATCTCGAGCCTGGCGAGTCGTGGGAGCAGGCGGCGCTGCGCGAGGTGCAGGAGGAGACGGGCGTCATCGCGCGCATCGCGGGCGACATCGGGCGCGTGGAGTACCTCATCGAGCGCGGTGGCGAGCCGGTGCGCAAGCAGGTTCGGCTCTTTCTCATGGTGGCCGAAGACGGCTCCGAGCCGGTGCACCAGGCCGAGGAAGTGAACGGGGCGTACTTTTTGCCGTGGGACGAGGCGAGGCGGCGCCACGACGAGCGCGGCTACGCGAACTGGCGGTTTGCGTTTCAGAAGGCGGAGGCGCTTCTCACGTGGCGAGATTCGCGGCTCGAGGAGGCGTGGCGGGCGCTCGGGCCGGACGAGCCGTGGGATGATCTGGTCGCGGCGTGGCGCGAGGCAGAGCCTGTCGTTCGGAAACTGGTGGAGGCGTGCCGCGAGGAGTTGGCCGTGACCTTCCCAGAGTTGCCTCTGCCGAAACCACAGAGCCTTCAGCTGCCTCGCGAGGTGACGCAAGGCGCCGTGAGGGCGGCCATCGAGTCGACGCTGCTGAAGCCAGAGGCGAGCGAGATCGACGTGCAAAACCTGTGTCTGGAGGCCATCCAACACAACCTTCCGATGGTGTGCATCTCTCCGCGCCACGTGTCTCTGGCGAAGCAAGCGATGGCGGCAAGCGGCGTCCGGGTGTGCACCGTGATCGGATTTCCGCACGGGACGCAGGCGGTCAACGCCATGCGCCAGGAGGCGCTCGAGGCCGTTGCCGCGGGGGTGGACGAGATCGACATGGTGGGGCCCATCGGCGCGCTGGCCGAGGGGGACGTGTGGACGTATGCGCAGGCTGTGCGCGCGGTGTCGGAGGTGGCGCGACTCAGGTTTCCGTCCGTGCCGCTGAAGGTCATTCTGGAAACGAGTGCGCTCGGGCCGGACGCGGTGATTAAGGGCGCCTTGGTGTCGGCGGCGGCGGGCGCCGACTTTGTGAAAACGTCGACGGGTTACCACAAGGCGGGCGCGCGTCCAGCCGACGTCGCCATGATGGCCGTCGCGGTCGCGGGGAGCGCTGGGGTGAAGGCGAGCGGCGGCATTCGCACGCCGGTTGCCGCGCGCCACCTGCTACGGTTTGGTGCGGATCGGCTCGGCACATCGTCCGCGCTTAAGCTGTTGGACGAGGCGTGA
- the mtaB gene encoding tRNA (N(6)-L-threonylcarbamoyladenosine(37)-C(2))-methylthiotransferase MtaB, which translates to MPTVAFHTLGCKVNFYDTEGIWQTFKRRGYTQVPFDSVADVYVVNTCTVTHMGDRKSRQMIRRAVRTNPDAVVVVTGCYAQIAPDEIARIQGVDLVVGNDQKSKIVDHVEAVLAERKPYLAVGNIMKATEFDELDVPYFEERSRANLKIQDGCNNFCTFCIIPRARGLIRSRKPENVVLQATKLARAGYREIVLTGIHTGGYGEDFEHYRLADLLMDLERIDLPFRIRISSIEASEIDDRLMDVLAASKKVVPHLHIPLQAGSDPVLRRMHRHYTTAEYADKLRELRRRLPDLAVTTDVIVGFPGETDEQFEETYAFVRAQGYAQLHVFPYSPRRGTAAYKFKDQVPEDVKRARVARMIALGDELRQAYAASFVGRDLEVIAESPLASADDEARRAYSHLPEASRMLVGYDGHYLRVAFEAPSGVPLESMVGEVIRVRMTGVGPGVHRAVFLEQVTFPDEEQAMEWGRMTS; encoded by the coding sequence GTGCCGACGGTGGCATTTCACACCTTGGGCTGCAAGGTGAACTTCTATGACACCGAAGGGATATGGCAGACGTTCAAGCGGCGCGGCTATACGCAGGTGCCGTTTGACAGCGTGGCAGACGTGTACGTGGTCAACACGTGCACTGTCACGCACATGGGCGATCGGAAGAGTCGGCAGATGATCCGGCGCGCCGTGCGCACGAATCCGGACGCGGTCGTGGTGGTTACGGGCTGTTACGCGCAGATTGCGCCTGACGAGATCGCGCGCATTCAGGGCGTGGATCTGGTCGTGGGGAACGACCAGAAGTCGAAGATCGTCGATCACGTCGAGGCCGTCCTCGCGGAGCGGAAGCCGTATCTCGCGGTTGGCAACATCATGAAGGCGACCGAGTTCGACGAGCTCGATGTGCCGTACTTCGAGGAGCGGTCTCGGGCCAACCTCAAGATCCAGGACGGCTGCAACAACTTCTGCACGTTTTGCATCATCCCGCGCGCGCGGGGGCTCATCCGCAGCCGCAAGCCGGAGAACGTGGTGCTTCAGGCGACGAAGCTGGCTCGGGCCGGCTATCGGGAGATTGTGCTCACGGGCATCCACACGGGTGGCTATGGCGAGGACTTTGAGCATTATCGCCTGGCGGATCTGCTGATGGATCTCGAGCGCATCGACCTGCCGTTCCGCATCCGGATCAGCTCGATTGAGGCGAGCGAGATCGACGATCGGCTGATGGATGTGCTCGCGGCGTCCAAGAAGGTGGTGCCCCATCTGCACATCCCGCTTCAGGCGGGCTCCGATCCAGTGCTTCGGCGGATGCACCGGCATTACACGACGGCCGAGTACGCCGACAAGCTGCGGGAGCTTCGCCGCCGTTTGCCCGATCTCGCCGTGACGACGGACGTGATCGTCGGGTTTCCGGGCGAGACGGACGAGCAGTTCGAGGAGACGTACGCGTTTGTGCGCGCGCAGGGGTACGCGCAGTTGCACGTGTTTCCGTACTCCCCGCGGCGGGGCACTGCGGCGTACAAGTTCAAGGATCAGGTGCCGGAGGACGTGAAGCGCGCGCGCGTCGCGCGGATGATCGCGCTCGGAGATGAGCTCCGCCAGGCGTACGCCGCATCGTTCGTGGGGCGGGATCTCGAGGTCATCGCGGAGTCGCCGCTCGCCTCGGCGGACGACGAGGCGCGCCGCGCGTACAGCCACCTGCCTGAGGCGTCCCGCATGCTCGTGGGATACGACGGGCACTACCTCCGCGTGGCGTTTGAGGCGCCTTCCGGCGTGCCGCTGGAGTCGATGGTCGGCGAGGTCATCCGCGTCCGGATGACGGGCGTCGGGCCGGGCGTGCACCGGGCTGTGTTTCTCGAGCAGGTGACGTTCCCTGACGAAGAGCAGGCGATGGAATGGGGGCGGATGACGTCGTGA
- a CDS encoding RsmE family RNA methyltransferase yields MLPRLFLDVHVDEGSRVWVRGEDGHHFSRVLRARPGEVLVASAVNGPFWAEIADVRPGEICLHLRERAPSSEPKRRFVLVQGLAKGEKMDTILQKCTEIGAWGFVVFEAERSVVKLSGAAKVEQKLARWRKVVREAAMQAQRDVVPFVVWAPNFPASLAVLAEHEVDHVLVLDEEERECGIRSAMRAHGAGNRTAVVVGPEGGLASGERRHAKQDARCQTVTLGPRILRTETAGAVALAIALAECGDMGG; encoded by the coding sequence ATGTTGCCGCGCCTGTTTTTGGACGTCCACGTGGATGAAGGCTCTCGCGTGTGGGTGCGCGGCGAAGACGGGCATCACTTTTCGCGCGTGCTGCGCGCCCGACCCGGCGAGGTGCTCGTGGCGTCCGCAGTCAACGGGCCGTTCTGGGCCGAGATCGCGGATGTGCGCCCGGGCGAGATCTGCCTGCACTTGCGCGAGCGCGCGCCTTCGAGTGAACCGAAGCGGCGCTTTGTCCTGGTCCAAGGACTGGCCAAAGGCGAGAAGATGGACACCATCCTGCAGAAGTGCACGGAAATCGGCGCCTGGGGCTTTGTCGTGTTTGAAGCCGAGCGTTCGGTGGTCAAGCTCTCGGGCGCCGCGAAGGTGGAGCAGAAGCTCGCGCGCTGGCGCAAGGTCGTGCGCGAAGCGGCGATGCAGGCCCAGCGCGACGTGGTGCCGTTTGTGGTCTGGGCGCCGAACTTTCCCGCGTCCCTTGCCGTGCTCGCGGAGCACGAGGTCGATCACGTCCTCGTGCTCGACGAGGAAGAGCGCGAATGCGGCATTCGTTCAGCCATGCGGGCCCACGGGGCTGGAAATCGAACGGCCGTGGTGGTTGGGCCGGAGGGCGGGCTTGCCAGCGGCGAAAGGCGGCATGCAAAGCAGGACGCGCGTTGCCAGACGGTCACGCTCGGTCCGCGCATCCTGCGCACGGAGACCGCGGGCGCGGTGGCGCTCGCGATTGCGCTCGCCGAATGCGGCGACATGGGAGGTTGA